The following is a genomic window from Patescibacteria group bacterium.
CGCTCTAGACCTTTTGAAGAAAGATTACTTCTCAATAAATCATCATCAATCAAACCCAAAATTCTTTCTGCAATTTCTTCAATAGAATATGGATTGTTAATCAAGATGCCGGCATCAGAGCAAATCTCAGGAAGTGAAGAAACATTTGACGTAACTACCGGAGTTCCGCATGCCATTGCTTCTAAAAGAGGCAAGCCAAAACCTTCATACAGAGAAGGAAGAACAAAACATTTTGCGCCAGAAATCAATGCTGATAAATCATTTTCAGGAACATAATCAGTAAATATGACATTGTCTTTTAGTCTAAGTTCCGAAACTGCATTAAAAATATCATCATATAGCCAGCCCTTTTTACCAACAATAACAAGTTTTTCTTTTCTTCCTTTTTTCACTAGCAAATCATAAGCTCTAATTAATCTTTCGACATTCTTTCTTTTTTGCAACGTTCCAACAAAAATAATGTAGTCATTATTTATTTTATATCTTATCTTAGTTTTCTCAATTTCTTCGCTCGATCTTCTATAAAATTTATTCTTATCATAACCAAGATAGATAACAGAAATTTTTTCTGGCTTAACGTCATAGAATTCAATAATATCGTTTTTTGTTGATATTGAATCAGCAATTAAATGATCAGAATATTTTATTGCAAAATTAGTTGTCAATTTAGACAGCATTATATAATCAAAATTTGTAAAATATTCTCTAAATTTTTTGTAAGCCAAGTCATGGATAACTGCTACTTTTTTGCAGCCTGTATAAAAGGGGATAGAGTGAGCTGGTGCAAAAAACAAATCAAATTTATCTTTATTCGTCAAAAAATGGTAAGTTAGTCTAGTTTGAGGCCAGCACATTTTGGGATTCTTCAATATCTTCAAATCAATCTTTCTTGAATCAAAATTATTAGCACAATCCTCATTAACAAACAAAGTATAATCATTACTATGATCAATTTTGACAATATTATCTAATAGATTAGTAAAATATCCAGATATTCCATCTTTCTGTTTCTCAAAATATGGCCTTGAATCAATTGCTATGTTCATTTTATCTAATATAATTATTAAAAACTTTTAAGTATTCATCAGACATTTTCTTCCAGGAAAAGTAATTTACTCTCTTCAAGCCACGCTTTGAAAAATCATTTCTTAAATTATTATCAGTAATTATTAATTTAATCTTCTCGGCTATTTCTTCAACTGAATTAGGATTGTTAATTAAGACTGCTGCATCAGATGTAACTTCTGGTAGTGAAGAAATATTTGAAGCAACTACAGGAGTTCCAGTAGCCATTGATTCCAAAATAGGAATACCAAAACCCTCGTATAGAGATGGCAAAACAAAAACTTTTGCGCCGGCTAATAATGGAGAGATGTCATCTTTAGAGACATAATCAGTGAATATTACATCGTTTTCTAACTTTTTTTCCATAATAGTTGCAAAAATATCTTGATAAAGCCAGCCTTTTTTGCCTGCGATTACAAGTTTTTCATTAATTTCATATTTTTTCTTCAGTAAATCAAAAGCTAATATTAAATTTCTGATATTTTTTCTTTTTTGAAGAGTGCCTACAAAAAGCATATATTCAGAGTCTATATTGTATTTTTGTTTTAACCTAATGATTTCAGACTTTTTTTGCAAGCAAAATTTATTTTTATCATAACCCAAATAAACGACATTAATCTTTTCGTGAGAAACATTGTAAAACTTGATTAAATCATTTTTTGTGGCAATCGAATCTGCAAAAATTTTCTTAGATTTTAGGATAGTTAGTCTAGCAAAAAATTTAAAAATCAAACGGTCTTTAAAATTAAAACATTCCTGTTGAGTTAGAAAAGAAAGATCATGAATTACAGTAAACAAATTTGTTGTACAAAATAAAGGCCCCATCTGATTAGTTGATAAAAAAATATCCAACTTATCTTTCGCAATCATGATTGGTAAAGACAAAACATTCCAAAATAAAAACATTAGAATGTCTCTTCCTACTGATGGTTTTAATTTACATATTCTAATTGAAAAATTATCAGGCAAAATAAAATCAGGAGCCAAATCATAATAAGAATACAAAACATACTTGTTATTGCGATCAAGTTTTAAATTTTCTATTAAATTATAAATAAAAGTCTCAGTACCAGTTTTTTCAACTCTATGGATACCAGTAACATCTATTCCGATTTTTAATTGCTTGATTGCCATTTATATGCTTAAATTAAATAAATACTCAAATTTCACTGAACTAAATTAAGATAAATATATAAGCTTGTATGAAAGTCGCAATAGTACGTGGAGCAACAATCAATAAATGGGAAATGCAAAATTACGAGCCTCTCGCAAAAAATTTTAGCGTAGAAGGAATTTATGCAAAGCCACAATTTTTTAAAACAGAAGATATAAAATTACCGCTTATGAATTTTTTTTCTCTGGCAAAACCAATTAATGATTCAAAAATTGGCCATTATTTTGGTGAATTCTTTTTTGGCAATATAGATTATCCTTTTTTTCTAACAAAATATTTATCAAAATTCGATATTATAAATACAATTGAAACATTTAATCCTTATACTATCCAATCGCTAGATTCAAAAAAGAAAAATCCTAAGCAGAAAGTTATTGTAACAGTATGGGAAAATATACCATTTAATAATGAATTTTTCAATAAACAACGATTAAACAAGAAAAAAACATTGAAAGAAGCGGATCATTTTATTGCAACCTCGATTCGTGCAAAAGAAGCATTGATACTAGAAGGCGCTGATCCAAAAAAAATTACAGTCTTGTATATGGGAATAGATCTAAACAGATTTAAACCTCAGTCAAAAGATACTGAAATGCTTAACAGACTAGGATTTAAAAAAAATGATTTTATTATTCTTTGCATCGGCAGATTGGTTTGGGAAAAGGGGATACAAGATGTCTTAAAATCGGTGGCAAGCATAATAAGAAAAAATTCAAAAGTTAAATTATTGATAGTCGGGGACGGTCCTATGTCTAAGAAAATTACTTCATTATCGAAAAAAATGAAAATTGATAAAAATATCAGATTAATTAAGAACTTTCCTTATCAAGATCTACCAAAAGTACATAACTTGGCTGATATCTTCGTCTTGCCAAGCATTCCAGTAAAACAATGGCAGGAACAATTTGGTATGGTTTTTATAGAGAGCATGGCATGCGCCAAACCAGTCATTTCTACATTATCAGGATCAATTCCTGAAGTTATCGGGGATGCGGGAATCTTAGTATCACCAGCAGATAGCTATGAATTGTCTAAAAAAATAGATTTATTGTATAAGAACAAGAATTTAAGGATTGAGTTAGGTACTAAAGCAAGAAAAAGAGCATTAGATCTATTTGACTGTCAAAAAGCTGGAGAAAAAATAAGTCAAATATTCCAAAAAGTTTACAATCAAAATTAAAGATTAGCAAAAATATCAATAGTTTTTAAAGCAGCTCTATCCCATGTAAATCTCTTAACATTTTCGTGGGATTTTTTAATTAATTCATTTCTAAGATCAGAATCGGATAGAATTTTTGTCATCGCATTTTTTATTGAATCAGTATCTAACGGATCAACTAAAATCGCTCCAATGTTAGCAATCTCTTTTAATGAAGAATTGTCAGAGGTTACAACTGGACATCCAAATCGCATTGCATCAGCTACTGGCAAACCAAAACCTTCATAAAGAGAAGGAAAAACAAACAATGCAGCATTTCTATACAAATTAGGAAGATCTTTATTATCAATAAAACCTGCAAAAATAACGTTCTTTTTAAGATTTAATTTAGAAATAATACTATCTAGTTCAATTTTATCATTTGTTGGAATCTTGCCAGCTAAAATTAATTTATAGTTGTTCTTAATATCTAAATCTAATTTATTGTAGGACTCAAGAATCATTTTAACGTTTTTTCTAAAATCATATCCGCCTAAATGAAGAATATATTTGCCTTCAATTCCGTATTTCTTAATATTTGATTTTTCTAATTTATCGAACCTAACATCTACTCCAGGATATGCAACAAAAACTTTATTTCTATCAAATTTAATTTTTGAAAGTAAATCATTTTTAGCACTTTCAGAAATTGCTAATATTGCATTAGAATCAGTAAAACTTTGCAAATAATTAAGATATTTTTTCTTCAACTTTTCAGATCTTAAATATTGCTTTTCAAAAATCAGCGGAATCATATCAAAAAATACTCTTATGACTTTATAGTTTCCTTTCTGAATTCTAAAATCGCTATCACCAGTAGAAAAAGTCAACAAAATATCAACGTTATTTTTTTCGAGAGTTTTTTTAAGTAGATAGCTTTCAATAAACTGAAAATTTCTATAAAAATTAAAATAAATATTACTATCAATAAAAGATAATGGTTTTAAAATAGTATATTTTTCTAAATTAAGTATGCTAAAATTTGAAAAATTATTATATCCAATTATAAAGAATTCATGATTTCCAGAATGCTTTTCAAGCAAAGATTTTGTCAAATTTTTTGCAACGTAACCAAAGCCTCTGTAAGAGTAGGGTAAAAACTGCGCGATTCTAACATCTAAAGCAATTTTCATTTTTTTGCTACTATATAAGAATTTATCCCAGTAATTTTTAAATTAATAATGCTCTCAAAACTGCGTTTTAGATAATCGTATATGCTATTAGCAGAAATAAGACTGCATGAATCAACAATTTTAAAACCCTGTTCTTTCAATAAATCAGAAAGCAAGAGTAATGGATATGGTCGAACATGAGTTGGATCAAGCCAGAATATTTCTGACATAACCTGAAACGAAGCAGAATTAGGAGTTATAATACCCAAAACTCCTTCGTCGGACAAAGAATTATAGCAGGAATGCAATAAATGCTTTGCATCGTTAACGGAAAAGTGTTCAATGATATGCCCCAAGAATATGCCGTCAAACTTATTTTTATTTTTGTTCAAAAAATCTACAATATTACTCTTATAAACATTCAAGTTTTTTTCTTTGCAACATTTTATTGATTCATCGCTATTGTCAACCCCGATTGATTTAACGTTAATTCCTTTTAACATTTCCATAAAAACTCCTCGACCACAACCTAGATCTAGAACATTTTTGCGACCTGCAAAAAAATTCAAAAAATATTTTTGAGTTTTATAGACATCTAATTCTGAGCCACCAAAATTATATTGAGATTTCATCTATTTAAGATTAGCTTTAAAAATAATTTTATAACATTTTTATCAATAACTTTAAACATATATATTAAAACAGAATAGACGATAGCGCTTAAAATTATTACAACAAAAAGATTCAAATTCAACACAAAATAAACAAAAACACCCATAATAGCAGTACACACAACTATCTTCAAAACACTTAAAATAGTAAATCTTGATATTTTAAAATTGTATTTATGACTAAAACAAAGTAGTAAAATAAATGCTAATATTTCTGATAAAACAGTTGTGAAGCTTGCACCAGCAGCTCCATACTTTGGAATAATAAACACGTTGGCAACAATATTAAAAATTGCTGCAATAATGATTTGATAAGCTACTATTTTTTGTAAATTAACAACATTCATAAGATTGGCGATGGATACATTCAAGAACATAAATACTAAAGCCCAAATCAGAACTCTCAGTGAGGATGAAGCTGCAATAAACTTTTCGCCATAGATAAGCAAAATAAGTCTATCAGCTAGTAGAGCTGTTCCGACTCCTATTGGAAAAGCAAAAATCGCCAAAATCCTGATTGATATTTCAAACAATTTCATTAGTTGTTCTCGAGACGATACAAAAAGTTTTGACATTATCGGATATATCGATGTAATAACAATTCCTTGTATAAAATTCAATGCAAAGATTAAATTATAAGCTGCATTATACAAGCCGACTTCGCTATCTCCTTTAAAAAATTTAAGCATTACGCTATCAATACGATAATAAATTGTCACAAATATTACTGAGATACCAAACGGCAAAGCTAGCTTGATAATATTTAACCAATGTTTTTTTGCAAAAGTAAATCTAATTTTTGCCTTAAAATAAAAAATATAAATCAATAATGACAGAAGAAATAGAACAATGCTAGAAGCGAGATAAAGAAAAGCAAAGTCTACAGCATTTGCATTAACATCTATCCTGATCAAAAAGAAAGCACCTATCAAAATAACCAAAGTCGAAACAATTCTGCCAATTGAAACATACTGCATCTTATTAAATGCCTGAAAAACTGAAGTTAAAATTAATGCAAACGAATTAATAATTGCTGTAATAAACAAAACAACAATTATAATATTTAAATCATGTCCGTAGTTTACAAAATATAAGATTAATCCAGTGATTAAAGACGTGACAAGAATTAAAATTATTTTAATGAACAAAACATTATTAAAATAGGAATTCATCTTTGACTCGTTTTTAGAAATCTCGCGTATCAGAATTGCAGATAGTCCAAGATCTAATCCAATACCACAAATTTCAACAAAAGACATGCCAAACATTAGCATGCCGTAGTCATCAACTCCTAAAAATCTAGCAGAAATTACTACATAAAAAAAATTGATAATCTTAGAAAGAATATCAGCTGTAAATAAAAACAAAACATTTTTTGTCGCAGTCTTTGCTATTTCCATGCTAATTATTTTTAATCCACCAATTCAAACTATCTTTCAAAGTCTTATCGATATTATATTTGAATTTAAAACCAAGTTTTCTAAACTTTTTATTGTCTCCTTTTAAATCCATAATATCAACTGGCCTAAACTTATTTTTATCAATAACAACCTTAACTTTCTTTCCAGACATTTTAATCATTTTTGAAAGCAAGCTCTTAATTACATAAGACTTGCCGGAACAAACATTATAGGTCTCATGGCTTTTTCCTTTTTCAAGTAAAATTCGATAAGCAGCGACAACATCTCGAACATCGCTAAAATCACGTTTTGCATCTAAATTACCGACAAAAATTTCAGGTTCTGATTTTTTCAACTTTATCTCTGCTAATTGCTTAGCAAATTCTGGAATAACAAAAATAGGTTGTTGGCCTGGCCCAGTATGATTAAAACTGCGTGAAACAATCCAATCTAGATTTTTATAATTTAATAATAATTTTTCTTGCTCAACTCTTGATTTTGCATAAGGACTTTCCGGATGCAATTCAAAAGATTCTTTAAGAGGCAATACTTTTGGCTTGCCATAAACTTCAGCAGAAGTAATAACTAATATTTTAGGATTAATATTTAATTTAACAATTGCATCGAGCAAATTCTTAGTGCCTTCAACATTTATTTTTCTACATAATTCCGGTTTGTCCCAACTATCTTTAACAGAACTAAAACCAGCAAGATGAAAAACAAAATCTGGCTTAATTTTATTTATAACTTGAAAAACATTTTTTTTATCCAACAAATCGCATTTTAAAATCTTACTAGTTACTAGTTCCTTATTACTTGTTCCAGTTCTGTCTATTCCAAAAACCTCATATTTATATTTTAGCAATTCTTTTGCCAAATATGGTCCGACAAATCCTGATATTCCTGTTATTAAAGCTTTCTTTTTCATCATTATGCGTTAGGTTTTATAATATTAGTTTTAAGAGCTGCTAGATTGATATCACCTTTGCTTCCAAAATTCAATTTTTGATATTTCAACATTTCTGCTGACTTACTTTGCTCTTTCAATCTTGCAATATCAGCATCAACCATCATTGTTACAAGTTCCTTAAAGCTGACTTTTGCTTTCCATCCTAAGATTTTCCTTGCCTTGCTTGGATCACCAACAAGAAGATCAACTTCTGCAGGTCTAACAAATTTTTCGTCAACATGAACATAATCTCGATAATTCAAACCAACATGAGCAAAAGCAATTTCACAAAATTCTCGAACAGAATGTGTTTCACCAGAGGCAATAACATAATCATCTGGCTGATTTTGTTGCAACATTTTCCACATCATCTCAACATAGTCGCCAGCAAAACCCCAATCTCTTTTGGAATCTATATTTCCCATACGTAATTCAGACGCCAAGCCTAATTTTATTTTAGCTACACCATCAGTAATTTTTCTTGTTACAAATTCCAAGCCTCTTCTTGGCGATTCATGATTAAATAAAATTCCAGAACAAGCAAACATTCCATAACTTTCGCGATAATTAACAGTAATAAAATGTCCATAAGCTTTCGCAACGCCATAAGGAGAACGAGGATAAAAAGGAGTATCTTCGTTCTGCGGAACTTCCCTTACTTTTCCAAACATTTCCGAAGACGAAGCTTGATAAAATTTTGCATTTGGACAAGTTTGTCTAATTGCTTCCAAAATATTTGTAACACCCAAAGCTGTTACAGATCCTGTTAAAATAGGTTGATTCCAAGAAGTTGGTACAAAAGATTGAGCAGCAAGATTGTATACTTCAGAAGGATTTGATTGTTGCAAAGCGCTTCTTAATGAATTTTGATCAGTCAAATCTCCTTGAATCAGTTCAAGTTTATCCATGATATGGCTGATTCTGCCAACTGTTTCAGTGCTAGAACGTCTAACCATTCCAAAAACCTTGTAACCTTTAGATAATAATAATTCAGCTAAATATGATCCATCTTGTCCAGTTATTCCTGTTATTAATGCTTGTTTCATTGTATTAAACCTTATTTTTTAATTTTTTAAATAAATTTAAACTACTAAAAATGACATCGTCCATATCGTAATATTTATATTCAGCCAATCTTCCAATAAAATAAACATTCTTTAATTTAGACGCTAATTTAAAATATTGATTATATAATTTTTGATTTTTTGGTTCAAAAACTGGATAATATTGCTCGCCAGTTCTTGACGGATATTCATAACCAACTGTTGTTTTATCTATCTTTTGTTTAGTTGCATGTTTTATCTCAACAGCTTTCGTATATTTATGTTCATTCGGAAAATTAATTACAGTATAATCTTGATAAAAAGGTTGATTATAGTTCTTAAATTTAAATTTTAACGATCGATAGGGCAGCGCGCCAAATTTTTTTTCAAAAAAATCATCAATGCAACCAGTATAAATCAAAGTTTTATAATCAATCTTATCTTTTATCTTTTTAAAATCAGTTTTTAATTTAATCTCGATATTTTTATGTTTCAATATCCTTTTAAAAAGATCAGTAAAACCATATTTTGGCATAAATTGGTACGGATCTTCAAAATATCGATCGTCAGTATTTAATCTTATTGGCACTCTTGCAGTTACTAATGCATCTAATTTTTTCGGATGCCTTTCCCATTGTTTAATAGTGTAATTCTTAAAAAAACTTTCATAAATTTCCCAACCAACTTGTGAAACAACTTGTTCTTCTGCATTTTTAGGTTTTTTAATCTTTACCTTAATTTCATCTAAATACTTTTTGCATTCTTTCTGATCAAAATCTTTACCAAAAAATTTATTTATCGTATTCAAATTAATCGGCATATCATAAATGACATCTTTGAGACAAGCCTTAACTTTATGTTCATATTTATGCCATTTTGCAAATTTTGATAAATAATCAAAAACTTCTTTCTTATCAGTATGAAATAAATGAGCACCATATTTATGGATCAGCACACCAGACTTATCATAACAATCAAAACAATTACCTCCAATGTGATCTCTTTTATCAATAATCAAAACTTTTTTATTAAGTTGCGATGCCAATCTTTCAGCAATCACTGATCCAGCAAATCCCGCACCAACTACAAGATAATCATATTTCAACATAATAGAATGCAGCAAGTAGTAAGTAGCAAGTAGTTCTTTCTACTTTCTACATTCTACTTTCTACTTAAACTTATATAATTCTTTACAACTATTATTGTTACCCCAATTAAAATAATTCCAAAAATTTCAATCATTACACTCAGCAGATTTATTTTTACACCAATCTTATTTACAAAAAATATCACTAACGGCACCAAAGCCAAAGATAAAGCAATAGATAAAATAATTCTTTCAACCCAATCAATACCGTCATTTTTTTCGTCAGAACTATTTATCAGCGTCGTATCAGCGTTAGTATCAGCGTCAAATCCGCTTCTACGAAAAAAGACATAGCTCCACACAAAACCAGGAATAAATAAAACATAAATAATTCCAAATACCAATCTAAAAGAATTTGCAAAACCAAGCCAAATAGAAGATATTAAAGCAATGATTGACAAAATTGCTAGAAATATTAATATAAATTTAATGATTTGTTTTGGATCCATGTATTTAGATTATCTTCTTTATTTTAACCTAAAAATAAAAAAAATCAAGGAATTATCTACAGTTTGATACTTGCAAATAATTATACTACAAGCTACAATTAGAGTGTTGAAATTATATTTTATTTTTTAGAAACTTAAATTATTAAAAATATGACACATTTAGACAATCTAGAAGCAAAAAGTATTTACATTATTAGAGAAGCTTACAAGCAATATCATGACATTGCTCAACTTTGGTCAATTGGTAAAGATTCAACAACATTATTATGGCTTTGTCGAAAAGCATTTTATGGTCACTTACCATTTCCAGTTATGCATATTGATACTAGCTTTAAATTTAAAGAAATCTATCAATTCCGCGATGAATATACAAAAAAATGGAATTTAAAATTGATTGTTCATAGGAATGAAGAAGCCTTAAAAGCTGGAATGAATCCAAAGACAAAAGACAAACTTGAATGTTGTGGTCAATTAAAAACAGAAGCTCTAAAACAAGGAATTGCTCAATACAAATTCAAAGCTTTATTATTAGGCATCAGACGCGATGAACATGGCATCAGAGCAAAAGAAAGAGTTTTTTCGCCACGAAATCAACAATTTCAATGGAACTACAAAGATCAGCCAGCAGAATTATGGGATCAATATAAATCAAAACAAGCATCTGAACAACACATTCGCGTACATCCGCTTTTAGATTGGACAGAAAAAGATATTTGGGCATATGTAGAAAGAGAAAATATTCCAATCGTTGATTTATATTTTGCAAAAAATGGCAAAAGATTCAGATCAATTGGCTGTGAAACATGTTGTGGTCCTGTTGATTCTAATGCATGCAATGTTCATCAAGTTGTTGAAGAATTAGAAACAACAAAGGTTGCTGAAAGATCAGGCAGAGCACAAGATAAAGAAAGTGTTTATGTGATGAATAAATTGAGAGCACTTGGTTATATGTAGTCTTTATAAAGATACAAGAAACAAGATACAAACAATTTCCAATATCCAAATTAAAATAACCAAACGCGACGAGTTTGAATATTGGTTATTGAAATTTGTTTGTATCTTGTATCTTGATTATTTATTTAATTAAAAAAAATATGTTAGAAAAGCAATATTTGAAATTGGTCATAACTGGTCACGTTGATCATGGTAAATCAACTTTAATTGGTCGTTTGCTTTATGATACCGGTGCTGTTCCAGAAGACAAAGTTGCCGAAGTAAAGCAAGTTTGTGAATCTTTGGGCAGAGAAATGGAATTTGGTTTTATTACCGACCATTTTCAAGAAGAAAGAGAGCAAGGAATCACAATTGATACAACTCAAATATTCTTCAAAACAGAAAAAAGAGAATATGTCATCATTGATGCTCCTGGTCACAAAGAATTTTTGAAAAACATGATTACTGGCGCTTCACAAGCTGAAGCAGCTATTTTGATTGTTGATGCCAGCGAAGGCGTTCAAGAGCAAACAAAACGCCATGCTTATGTTTTAAGTATGCTTGGTATTCAACAAGTTATTGTTGCCGTAAATAAAATGGATTTAGTTGAATATAAATTAGATAGATTCAATGAAGTTGTCCAAGAATTAAAAACATTCTTATCTTCAATTAATTTAAAACCAACTTATATCATTCCAGTTTCAGCAAACAAGGGTGAAAACATTGCCAAAAGATCAACAAGCATGAAATGGTACAACGAAAAAACAATTTTGGAAGCTTTAGACAGCTTTACTCCGCTTAAAGATAAAGCAAATGAAACTTTACGTTTTCCAATTCAAGACGTTTACAAAGTAGGTGATAAGAGAGTTTTGGTTGGCAGGTTAGAATCAGGTTCAATCAAGCAAGGTGATAAAATAATCATGTTGCCATCAAATAATGAGTCAGAAGTCACATCCATTGAAGAATTTGGCAATCCAAATAAAAAAGAAGCTCATGCAGGCGAAAGCATCGGCATTACAATCAAAGATGATCCTTTTATTGAAAGAGGAGAAATAATTTGCAAAAAAGAAGAAGCACCACAAGTTTCTGATACAATCAAAGCAAATGTTTTTTGGATGTCAAAACAAGGCTATAAAAAAGGCCAAAAAATAGTTTTCAGATCAGTTACTCAAGAAGTTCCAGGAACAATTTCAATAATTAATAAAAGAGTAAATTCATCAACATTAGAAACCTTAGAAGAAAATGCACCAGTAATTAATAATACTGAAGTTGGCGAAGTTACAATAAAATTAGAAAAACCAATTGTAATAGACGCTTTTTCCAAAGTCCAAGAAACAGGACGTTTCGTTCTTGCTGATCAATATGATACTGTGGCTGGAGGAATTATTCCAGATATTAAATAATTTTACGAGAATCTAGAATTTAGAATCTTGAATCTTGAATCGAATTTAGAATGTAGAATTCTAAATTCCAAATTCTTCATTCATTCTAGAATCTAGATTCCAGATTCTAAATTCTTATGTTTATAATTCTAGGTTACGATGGTTTGGAATACGATTTTGTCGAAAAAAACAATTTTCCAAATCTCAAACAACAATCACATGGCATGACAGATTTGTCCGAATTTAAAGAACCAAGAACAATTGTTATTTGGTCATCTTTTATGGTTGGCAAAAATTTAGAAGCAGACATCTTGAAGCAAGGCGCCAAAATGTGGGGTTCAAAAATCAAACCAGAAGATACTTTTTTAAAAAATTTCAAAAGCCATTACACAATTGATGTTCCAGGATTTTCCTATGTCCTAAAACAACATGAAACAGAACGCGATTTGCTAAAAGGCTTTTTTGACAAAAAAAATGGAATTAAAGAATTTGATAAATGCGCCTTTGACCATCACAAATTTGTTAAAGAACAATTTTTTAAAGAATTAAAGACTAATAAAGATTTAGTTTTTGGCTATTTTAATTTAGCTGATGTTGTTGGCCACTTGAGTTTCGGACAAGAATTAAAGATGAAATTAATCTATCAAGAATTAAATGATATTGCCAAAAAAGTCCAAACAGAACACCCAGATGCAACTATATTAATCATTTCTGATCATGGTATGCAAGCCATTGGCCAATTTGGCGATCATTCAAGACATGGTTTTTGGTCATTAAACAAGCAAATTAGTTTAAATAACCCAAAACCAACTGACTTCGCTAATTTGATATCTCAAAATTTTCAAATTTAAGACTTAAAATATTTCTTGTCAAAAGCAGGAACATAAGTTAAAATTAATACATAAAGAACAAACAAATCATGAAAAAATTTGTTATTTTTTGTATAACGATCTTTACTTTATTCCAAACAAGTAATTTTGTTTTTGCTGAATCAATTATTGTCACTGGTATAAAACAAAATGAGTTACAGCCAATCAGAACTTATAGTTTGAATACAGGT
Proteins encoded in this region:
- a CDS encoding glycosyltransferase family 1 protein codes for the protein MNIAIDSRPYFEKQKDGISGYFTNLLDNIVKIDHSNDYTLFVNEDCANNFDSRKIDLKILKNPKMCWPQTRLTYHFLTNKDKFDLFFAPAHSIPFYTGCKKVAVIHDLAYKKFREYFTNFDYIMLSKLTTNFAIKYSDHLIADSISTKNDIIEFYDVKPEKISVIYLGYDKNKFYRRSSEEIEKTKIRYKINNDYIIFVGTLQKRKNVERLIRAYDLLVKKGRKEKLVIVGKKGWLYDDIFNAVSELRLKDNVIFTDYVPENDLSALISGAKCFVLPSLYEGFGLPLLEAMACGTPVVTSNVSSLPEICSDAGILINNPYSIEEIAERILGLIDDDLLRSNLSSKGLERARLFSWEKCAKQTLEVLTRVNEQ
- a CDS encoding glycosyltransferase family 1 protein, with translation MAIKQLKIGIDVTGIHRVEKTGTETFIYNLIENLKLDRNNKYVLYSYYDLAPDFILPDNFSIRICKLKPSVGRDILMFLFWNVLSLPIMIAKDKLDIFLSTNQMGPLFCTTNLFTVIHDLSFLTQQECFNFKDRLIFKFFARLTILKSKKIFADSIATKNDLIKFYNVSHEKINVVYLGYDKNKFCLQKKSEIIRLKQKYNIDSEYMLFVGTLQKRKNIRNLILAFDLLKKKYEINEKLVIAGKKGWLYQDIFATIMEKKLENDVIFTDYVSKDDISPLLAGAKVFVLPSLYEGFGIPILESMATGTPVVASNISSLPEVTSDAAVLINNPNSVEEIAEKIKLIITDNNLRNDFSKRGLKRVNYFSWKKMSDEYLKVFNNYIR
- a CDS encoding glycosyltransferase; this encodes MKVAIVRGATINKWEMQNYEPLAKNFSVEGIYAKPQFFKTEDIKLPLMNFFSLAKPINDSKIGHYFGEFFFGNIDYPFFLTKYLSKFDIINTIETFNPYTIQSLDSKKKNPKQKVIVTVWENIPFNNEFFNKQRLNKKKTLKEADHFIATSIRAKEALILEGADPKKITVLYMGIDLNRFKPQSKDTEMLNRLGFKKNDFIILCIGRLVWEKGIQDVLKSVASIIRKNSKVKLLIVGDGPMSKKITSLSKKMKIDKNIRLIKNFPYQDLPKVHNLADIFVLPSIPVKQWQEQFGMVFIESMACAKPVISTLSGSIPEVIGDAGILVSPADSYELSKKIDLLYKNKNLRIELGTKARKRALDLFDCQKAGEKISQIFQKVYNQN
- a CDS encoding glycosyltransferase family 1 protein encodes the protein MKIALDVRIAQFLPYSYRGFGYVAKNLTKSLLEKHSGNHEFFIIGYNNFSNFSILNLEKYTILKPLSFIDSNIYFNFYRNFQFIESYLLKKTLEKNNVDILLTFSTGDSDFRIQKGNYKVIRVFFDMIPLIFEKQYLRSEKLKKKYLNYLQSFTDSNAILAISESAKNDLLSKIKFDRNKVFVAYPGVDVRFDKLEKSNIKKYGIEGKYILHLGGYDFRKNVKMILESYNKLDLDIKNNYKLILAGKIPTNDKIELDSIISKLNLKKNVIFAGFIDNKDLPNLYRNAALFVFPSLYEGFGLPVADAMRFGCPVVTSDNSSLKEIANIGAILVDPLDTDSIKNAMTKILSDSDLRNELIKKSHENVKRFTWDRAALKTIDIFANL
- a CDS encoding methyltransferase domain-containing protein — translated: MKSQYNFGGSELDVYKTQKYFLNFFAGRKNVLDLGCGRGVFMEMLKGINVKSIGVDNSDESIKCCKEKNLNVYKSNIVDFLNKNKNKFDGIFLGHIIEHFSVNDAKHLLHSCYNSLSDEGVLGIITPNSASFQVMSEIFWLDPTHVRPYPLLLLSDLLKEQGFKIVDSCSLISANSIYDYLKRSFESIINLKITGINSYIVAKK
- a CDS encoding flippase — translated: MEIAKTATKNVLFLFTADILSKIINFFYVVISARFLGVDDYGMLMFGMSFVEICGIGLDLGLSAILIREISKNESKMNSYFNNVLFIKIILILVTSLITGLILYFVNYGHDLNIIIVVLFITAIINSFALILTSVFQAFNKMQYVSIGRIVSTLVILIGAFFLIRIDVNANAVDFAFLYLASSIVLFLLSLLIYIFYFKAKIRFTFAKKHWLNIIKLALPFGISVIFVTIYYRIDSVMLKFFKGDSEVGLYNAAYNLIFALNFIQGIVITSIYPIMSKLFVSSREQLMKLFEISIRILAIFAFPIGVGTALLADRLILLIYGEKFIAASSSLRVLIWALVFMFLNVSIANLMNVVNLQKIVAYQIIIAAIFNIVANVFIIPKYGAAGASFTTVLSEILAFILLLCFSHKYNFKISRFTILSVLKIVVCTAIMGVFVYFVLNLNLFVVIILSAIVYSVLIYMFKVIDKNVIKLFLKLILNR